The sequence below is a genomic window from Pangasianodon hypophthalmus isolate fPanHyp1 chromosome 27, fPanHyp1.pri, whole genome shotgun sequence.
tttttttgcgttgtATTAGAGGTCTATATTAGAGAATCTTTAAGCCTTTAAGCCTCTAGTGATGGcaaaatgaagctttctgtaGTAATGACGCTTTCCTCCCAAATATAAGAAATCTGTGCATTCCAGTgctttgaaaacatttttatatttttaacaataaagtCAACTGGTAACATTAAGTAATGCCGTGCATTACATAATAAGGTAATAGCAATCCtcttatattttttgttttacgGTATAGGCAAAGCTAAGCCtttacatattattaatataatttcttATAAATTGACAGCATTATTTGTTGATACGAGTTCAAATTCTTCTCAAACTTCTTAACCTCACTTCTTTGTTGATTCCAAAACTAAAAGTATCTCCGTATTGCTAATCGCTGTAACTAACTCAAACCACTAGTTCCTCAACCTTCGAAATTTACTTATTCAGAATCAATTTCCAGACAGTCATGTGGTCGTGTACTGAAACGAAGCTTCACACATCACTGGTCATGTGTTTTTGACAGAAGGCATCAAGCACCGATACAGTGTTTCAGAGCAAAAGGTTTTGATTTTTGACATTGCCCTGAGCTTCACTATCAAGAGTGATATCACTATACACAGcgatttttttccagttttttactttttacgCATAAAGTAAAACGCCGTAGCATTGTGCAGCATAGGGGCGCAAAACCTTCGCGATAAAATGCGACCTGGTACTTTGCTTTGTCTTTTCTTAATAAAGAGAGAATCGAGATCTATGAGTCtatgaattaatattttttcccctcaccccTGTATTGCATGCAAATTTTCTTATGTATTGCTATCTTAACACCAGAGCATCGACTTTGTGTAATATTGTGCGATATTCATTTTTGTTGTAttcaaaaaattatatacatttgatggaattttttttttttttttttttttttttttaaaaaaaaaaagctaactcCCTTAATTCTGTCATTGCAATTTGATTTcatgtttccaaaaaaatattGCAACTGCTAATACCACAGTATTACACTGATTGTTTGTACGCAGTGTGGGGTAGTACAACACCTTTCACCAAGCTACACACCACAGGAGATGTTGTGACATGACATATTAAAGGGTATAGATATTTGCAGCAATAACCTTTATAAGTTGTAGCTGAGAGTGTTCAGTAATAAGTCTCCACACTGAGTTAGTAGCATGGCATTAGTGCCATTTGATGTTTGAAAAATGCTCATCCCATGTGGAGAGTGCAGACGATACTGCTGGCTAGGAATGTAGACTGTAGAGGTTATAAAACTGTataacaaaattttatttttcttttcatttcagttccatTTCGAGGCAAAGGTGTCGGTGAAGGTGGTCCACTTAAGAAGAAGCAAAAGAACAACCAGGACCCTAGAAAAGGACGTAATATGAACACAAATTACAGGAAGCCAACTCCAAAGAGTATTCATACAGCTGTACAGAATGCTTCTCAGGTCAAAGTTCATCATGGGCAGCAAGTAAAGATGCGGCAGAAGACTGAAGGTAAACCACAAGCGCAAATCTGATTTAACCAGTAAAGATTCTTGGTAAATCATGTAACTTATGTACTTTAGTATATTCATTAACATGTTTCTATTCCAAGGTACAAAGTCAGAGGAGTATAATGCAGTGGATATTTTAAGGAAAAGACTTCATGAGAAGATTGAGGCGTCTCGGGGACAGGTATGTAAACCAGGAGGAAGTCTCaaactggaaaacactgaaccAATGTACTACAATTaaggaaagaaaattaaaggaacaatcCGCCATGAACAGATTGTTCACAtaaacttgcatattaatcttataattttataattaacatatgATCTTCAATGGTGCATGAGTACAATAGAGGATAATGAAatactgagtttttttttaaatttaaacgtCTTTCTTCAGCATGTTAGTCTATATTCACTTTGTTTAATCTTTTCCTACATTACTCACAATGCTGACAGTGAGCCAGTGTGTATTAGCCCTTGTTTCATCTCTGCCTGAAcagagcaatgcagcagcacATTAGTCCTTTAGTCCAGCTCCTAGTCCACACCTCCTcatcatctgtacactctgctcaaacagaacAGGTTCTAAAGagtcaactttcatgctaataccaccataAACAGCATCGTGCTCGTCATCTTGTCAGTTGCCATCTAGCCGAGCCAAGTCTGTGCCGTAACTCGGCTCAACTGctttgtatagctgcattgcattttgGAACGTTGAATCCAGTGTTTGCTGTCTTTACTACTTCTACCTTCTCATTATTATAACATTGAACATAATTGGTTAaaggtgagtgagaaaagaagctcttgctcttttggggttaggagctaacagcaaaaccgtTATCCCTTAAGTTAACTTCTTGCAGGAAttatgaaaatacagcaccaaccaacaaattagcaccaaaaACTCTActcacatcacaaatatttcactataaatatatttaatgcgTGTCAGGTTGGAGGTTTCCTTTAAGCTTTGACATTTTGGAAactttacattattatatacagtcccctccaaaaatattggaacggtaaggccaattcttttgtttttactatacactgaagacatttaggtttgagaGCAAAAGGTGAATAttagatgatagatcagaatttcagctttcatttcctgatatttacatctagatgtgttaaacaacttgcaacatggcacctttggtggcagagcACCCAATTTTAAGGCGAGCACAAATATTGGAAcaaatagtcttaaagtaactaacacagtctcctcttcaggaggtgcaTGCtgaattgggttaaggtctggtgattgacttggccagtctaaaaccttccactttttcccccagtgAAGTTGTTTGTTATGTTGGCAgggtgttttgggtcattgtcttgcaaGTTCcttccaattagattggatgcatttctctgtaaattgccAGACAGAATGCTTCTGTAGActgtatgctttggatcatgagcagatcctttctttctccacactatggcctttccatcactttggtagaagttattcttggttccagaacttttgtagctcatctctgtatttctttgcaaattcaaatctggccttctgattcttctgatgagtggtttgcatcttgtggtatggtctgtatatttctgctctctaaGTCATCTTTGAATGGTGGAGTGTGATagcttcacccctgccctgtggaggttgttggtgatgtcactgataGTTGTTTTTAGGTTTCTCTTCAGCTCTTACAGTCTTTGTCATCaaatgctgttgttttccttggccaagttgttcaatgtctggttgctaatacaccagtggtttctttctttttcaggacattctgcAGTGTTATATTGGCTAAGCCCAATTCTTCCTCAGTGGCTCAAATCTTCCCTCTTTtatcagcttcaaaatggcttgcttttctcccatagacagctctctggtcttcatgttggtttatccttttaaacaacaaatCCAGTCATCACTGGCAAAACccaagagtagatattcagagctattaactgtttaaacagtcaatctaacaggacacacctgggcaacaagaaataCCTGTCCGTCacctgttccagtatttttgagcacttgaaaaatgtgtgggttcaaacaaaaggttcCATGTTCTAACATGTTCCAACTTTTCatttcaaacccaaatgtcttgtgtatagcaaaaataaaagaattggctgtgcgtgtgtgcgcgcgtgtgtatataataaataaataaataaataaatagaattagtgccctatatatataattttttttttttgcatagggCACTCCAAAAGATCCCTCCTCAGAGGAAGTGCAGAAACGGCGAGCAAAACGAAAACAGGAGAGGGAGCgcaagaagaggaaaagaaaagaattccGGATGAAGAAGTTAGCGGACAGTATTTCAGCAGAGGTCAAAGTAGAAAACGAAACAGAACCAGCACCCGTGCCTCAGAGTGATTCTACAGCAAGCAAACCTGCCAAAAAGGACACAAACTCCATCGTCTTCAACAAGGTAGAAGTAGGGGAGGAGTACGTGGACAAAGGGACCAAGTTAacggagaagaagaaaaggaaggcaAAAGGAACTCTCACTCCCCTCACAGGCAGGAACTACAAACAGCTTTTGTCCCGAGTGGAGGCTAGGAAGGCTCGTCTTGAGGAGCTGAGAGAGAAGGACGAAAAGAAAGCcaagaaggaagaagagaaaatgCGGTGGACTAACGTCCTCTACAAGGCCGAGGGCATGAAGATCAAAGACAACGAGGACCTTCTGCGTGCTTCCTtgaagaggaaggagaaaaTGAAGACACGGAGGAAGAAGAAATGGGCTGAAAGGAGTCAGCACGTGCTGGAGAAGATGCAGCAGAGGCAAGATAAAAGACGCAGAAACATACAGAAATTCAAGCAGAACAAGATGGAGAAGCGTAAACAGAGAGTCAGGAAGAAAGGCAGGGTGCTGCCTGAGGATCTAAAGAAGGCTGCTgtgtagagagaggaaatgagatGAACTTTAGGTAGGTTTAGGTGAAATGTAAGAAAAAGACAAAGTCCAAACTTGGTTTCCAATTCTGTGAAGTTTTAATTCAGTGTAAATATATTAGATACATTAAGCCAGAtacttttatttgtaatattggTGTTGATACCTCACTGAATAACTTGATCATTGTCTGTTAAGTagggaaaatacaaaaatatgcaaatatatgcatttttttttttaaacaatgatcGGACTGATTGTATGAATATGTCTTACTGCCTATCTTGATGCTGTCATGGAATTTTCTGTCGAGAAAGAGTTGGTGTGTCAGCCTTCTTTGTATCTTTGTAGTTCAATAAATACAGTTTTGGTGGTTACTTTTCAGTCTTTATCTTTTGGTGTGAATCTACTGTGATTTGAAATGTGGTATAAATTTGGAATCAATTTCACCCTGAAGATTTACTTCACGAGGCACAAAACCTGACACATTTGACTCAGTATGGAGCACATCAGCTCATACTGCAGAAAAGCTGGTGCATCATAGTTTATGGGTGACATTTTTCCTCTCTATTGTGATGGCCCTGCCTTGATTAATTATAACAGCAGATTCATAAATGTTCTGTAATAAAGGGACATCGGGCCTAGTGGAGTTCAGAACAGTACTTAAGTATCTTGTACATGGTTGAATGTTGGGCAGTGAGGAAGGAAGTGTtaaaatctaatatatataGAGTCGGGCAGTGCATTATATAAAGTCTCATCAACagcataataaaaatgatgcaGTGCAAACTATTACACAGTTAAAGGCAGGTCGACAGCTGAATTCATGATTTCTAGTAAAGTGTTTCAGGTTTATAATGCCGTACTGGGTTCATGCTGTGTTTCTAGGTTCAATTTTGTGTAATTTCTGCATTGATTGGTcagtggctacgtttacatgcacatcacaTTCCGTTtgtattcgggttgcagccatattccgaatacgatgtttatacgTGTACAGGCAttagaatattcctgtatacacgGTTATTGTAAGTacgcctgagttgccattcctaaatacatAGCCTACAGCTaacatctgttagcacccacaattccttgcagactgagcacgtgcatatatctcctttcagtggattttctgaataaggtgtttacatgcaacaaatttctgattaaaacggGTGTATTCCAGGGgcgggaatcagaatattgtcttactCTGAATCGGGCGATCGGATTGGTGCATTTACAtgcatgactcaatactaattagaatattgccaaattcccATTAATAAcggtatattatatattatattatatgtgcATGCAAATGTAGCCGTTTTCTGCTTTGtctctacttttagtttctcctccaaaggcattttgagtGGAAAAAAGGTTTACAGACAGAGTAAATAATCTTCCTTTGTCATTACACCCACAACTGTATTACCTATGCGCCTTCTGCTTCTgacatgttatgaatgtgtcAGCAGCATGGACTGAAAAAATATCAGCTCAAATGGGGATCAAATCTAGGGGGCGTTTCTGCATGagtctacagtctgggctagaaagaaatgaGTCCCTGCTTCTCTtcttcacatcattctgtggTATTTTTCTTAAGACCTTTGATAGTGGTGTTGCACTTgcttccacaaaaatccaaaagaaTCCACATTAAGAcatttttaacagcaaataatgtaACGTTAAATCTCatactgatgtctttttatctttaaaagacaGGGTTTAGCCCTGCTAGCTCATATATACCATCCACCCCTTGGCCTCCCCTAAACTTCCCATGGTGATACTTCACTGTATTGCATAtaactattaataaatatacataatatatattctGAGTCAGAAATTGGGATGTTTGAAAAGCTAATTTTCTCTAATCAACAATTTATACAATGGGTTTTGTATTATGCACTTGGCAGATTTTTTAtttggaaacaaaaaaacaaaaaacaagcttTGATACCAGCGGAGAGTCGATTCCAGAAAGAATCTATTCTGCGACTCCATACACTGGGAATCGATTCCAAAGCTTTGGAGTGTGAAGTGAATTATTATGTGTCAGTATCACTTGTCATTCATACTACTGTACATCGatcataattttgtttttatgtatttaatattacgtggtttcttttacattttttttttgaatgcgAGATAATTCTTTGAATAAAATGACTCTTGGAATCGGATTTCGGAGTCGACTCCTATTGGCAGACTCCGCCTACACCGGTAATAGGTTCAAGGTTCAGGGTTCGTGTGAATGTCTAAACGCCTTCTGGATGCTTATTAGTCCCGTACTGCACTACACGGCGTGAAAACAGCATTTACCAGGTGTAGTGCCCTCAATGTAGGGAGAAAGGAGGCGTTTGGGATTGAGCCAGTATGTGACGTTCCAGCACCTGACTGAAGCGACTGAAAAAGTGAAAGTCAGCAGTTTAAAAATGCGGAAAAAGGATTAACATCTTCGGTAACTGTCATACAGTCTATATTAAACCTTAATTATTCCTCAAAAAGCTGTTATTATCCCGAGTAGGATttgtattagcattagcattcaTTAGCAGCAAGGCTAAAAGAAACTCTCCAGCTCAGAGGAGTGTACTGAGAGGTTATAAAGCCACAATATTTTCTATAATTAGAAAATGCTGTACTTCTGACATACAGATTATTTCTTTCCTTGAAGGTGTGACTTGCATCCTGGAATGTTTAGGAGAGTGGTGGTGCTAAATGGTGCTGCAGTTTGGAAATCAGCActaattcccacccactggCAGGACAAGGTTAGTCAGGGTGGAGAAATATCTCTGCTCCCAGCcttttctgtataaaactacCTCACATGTACACTGGTGTATGAATATTAGAGTCACTGCTGTCAACAAAGCAATCTTTTACCTTATTTTTGAATTCAGACCGGTTCAGCTGCACTTGATTTTGCTGAAGAAATCAAATATTTTGGTAAGCAAAGATGTTTGTTATTTAATCCAAGGATTTTCAGACTGTTTGTAGCCAGAAACCCCTTGAACAGTTAATTCCATGGActccatatttatttaaatgtgaacaataatattttgtctatttattggaGCTGTAGAGGTTTTTATTCATGACGTTTCCTCCAGCAGAACACAATACAGAAGGTCCGAGTTGATTTATAAGCCgacttgtttttgtgttattaaggtttggattaaatctgTTCAATTTAAGTgaacagtcaaaaaaaaaaaaccatggacCCTGACTATGCTTCATGGTCACTTTGAGAACAGCTGACTTACAGGCAGTATGGTCAGACTGGCAGTTTTGCTTCTTCAATGTTTTCTAAACTCAAGCCAATATTTTAGAAATGGATCCAGCACTgtgattactttgtttttttttttttgtttttttttgtgtaagtattattgttattctcTTGCTCCAAGTTGTTATTATTTAAGTACACCTTAGTCTTGCAAACTGATTTCTATCTTTTTCATCGCTAAACGTGACCAAAACCACTAATACAGAACGTGATGATTCACATGACATTGCAAACAACCAGTTTCAGACATACAAGATTATCTCAAGTgagtttcagttttaatttcatgattgtggtgccatttagcccttgtgactcttaaaaatgaaactttatcatcattttcaaaatttaatataagaaacatgcatttaacccttcaaaaaatttttttctttttctttttttaaatccccaCATATCAAGCAACAATGTCATttttcaaggtttctttgctgacattaggcctcatttatcaattttttagtaaacttgtgtgtaaatgtttataagtGAGACTTATTCTGGCTCACATTTATAGGTTCCcaatgaaaattatttattatttaacagagTGACAGCACCGGGAAGGCCAAAGTCTGGagccaaattacagaaaaaattaATCAGATGTGGGTTAAGTGAGGTGAAAGAAAATAGTTTGATCTGAAAATGGAGCCAAAAAAAATATCTACTGTGCCAAGGTGATTGTTGATACCAAGCGCATCACACAGCACACTGGAAAATATATGGCACATTAcagcttgagacataccagatcggtcacttatTGGTCATTTAGTGGCTGCTGGCTGTaataaagtgttgcacagcattaaaagaagatgccaTGGCAAATGGAACTAACGTGTACACCACCTGAGCCATTGCAGCGTGTCCTCCTCCATTTATAcagcttttatttcttcttaatTGAATCGGTcttgtttgtctttgtcttaATTATGGATTAATGTTGGCttgatttctttaattaatatgaCTCGACTGGGTGTCACaaaattttcttaattttgtgTGTATAATTGAAATACATAAGCTACTCAAACTTGACAGCGTAATCCATATATAAaggttttgtgtaaatgttcccatgaatgattaatgaataaatttgtttgtatccagcttgagaAATGAGGCCCAGTGGCTCAGCACACTTAATGAGTAACATGGTTgagttgttggtttttttttttcagcaatgaATTAGCAAATACTTGCAGCTTAGACTTTGGGTAAATTTTGGTAAGTAATGTAGTGGTTTAATAGTGCTAAGTGCCAAATTAAATTGGGCTTAAGCATCAAAGATGTaagttataatataatataatataatgtatgatTCTTACACAGCtataattgattttatttaggCTATAACCTCacatgtgccttttttttttccagacaaatATGTCGCGGCAGTTACATGCACGAAGGCTTGAGAAAGTGGAAGAGAATGTGTGGTAAATatttactgacttttttttttaaggtttgcTTAAGATGCCCCAGTGTGACCGAAGTGTACATTTGGTTTTGGCTGAAGATGCACTCGACCCTGACTCTGGCTTCTGTTTACCTATAATAGGCCTATTAATTTGGATAATTATTTCCTTTACCTCTCATGCACATTTCTAGCTCTGGTCATGTTGTTTTGGTTCAGTTGTGCATCTTCACATTTATCCTCCATGCTCACAAACCTTTTTTGCACTTTTGGATTATCTTCAAAACTGCATACTACTGATGTATGTGCAATTTGTACAGCACACAATTATGCAGTTACTCGGATTATCCTCAACTCATCCTCAGTATGTCCATATATTACTTTTCACAAGTCAATTCCCAGGAGGTCAGTAGGTACTGTGGCAGTATATTTGGGGAATCAGCCTTATATAACACTAACAAACATTGTCAATCAACTAGAATGATAGTTTTTAACCAATGACATTGTTATTGCTCCtatacaagataaaaaaaacaaagtgttgCAATGGGGAGTTATGTTGCACTATCTATATGGGTGTAAACATTTGAATGGGTTACAGGTTGGAACCAGTGAAATGTTTCTGTTCTCCAACGTTGTCATCAGCTGGAGGAACGGGTGTGCCTAAAGGGATGGCACATGCCTCCTGCTTTGCTATTTAGAGTGGTGTAATAAATTATGAGGCAATTTTCAATCCAAATCAAGGTTTAAGCACTTTTTCATAAAAGGAGgctaaaagaaaattaaaatttatgaGCTGCTATTATGCCAGGATTATAAATAAGGCATTTCCTGGTTTCTGGTGTTTCCATTACATTcagctttatcattaaaaaataaatatatttaaataataatggtaaatatatttaaaatggtgttttgtttttttttttggcctaaaTAACCATCTTCCTCACTGTGTGTGGAAGCAGAGTACACTTGCGTCCTTTTCAGACAGGTTCATTACAGTGCTGGTTGTTTTAATCTTCTTAATTATTGCCCTAACAGTGAATATGGACATTTTTAGGCATGTAGATATTTTTCATAGCTACTGTCTGATTATTGAAGGCCAATGCATTTTTGTCATTAATTAACCACAGACATTTTTCAAAAGCTCCTTTttccatctttaccaagggtgccaataaatcTGGGGCTGATTGTAGGGTTTCTTATATACAAAAGTCAATATTAGTTAAATCTTTAGTTAATTGAATCCTCAGATTTCACCTGGAGACATACCTAGCCCAAATGAACCATACTGAAAGCACTGGCATGTTTTGAGTTATTTAACCtattgtaattatttgtatttatctACTAGGCTGGAATTTACGAAGCTAGCTGCTGAGTATAAGGTAGTGAACTTGGGTCAGGGGTTTCCTGACTTTTCTCCTCCCTGTTTTCTGTTGGAGTCTCTCTGCAATGCTATCAAAGGAGGACCCTCCATGCACCAGTACACACGTGCCTTTGtaagacatttttacattttctttctttgttcattcacaattattttttactaTCTTGCTTTTAGGGTTTGTGaagtaatcattaaaaaaataataatctataaataatctgaaaaagttttagtaacagtagtagtaaaagtgtaaaaacagGCACCTAGAAATGCACACTAATCTTTCAGATGCACATAAAACCCAGGCTTAGTTGGGCTTATCTACTGAAGTTGTATTATTCATGGAGAACCCTGTTATATTGAGTAAAAATGCAATCTGATTCACAGGGCCATCCACGCCTTGTCAAGATCCTCGCCAAATTCTTTGGGAGGATTTTGGCGCGTGAAATAGACCCCATGCAGGAAATCCTGGTT
It includes:
- the surf6 gene encoding surfeit locus protein 6; amino-acid sequence: MSSLAAKYDYLQKFTRKSCHSEDQKPKKRGYVPFRGKGVGEGGPLKKKQKNNQDPRKGRNMNTNYRKPTPKSIHTAVQNASQVKVHHGQQVKMRQKTEGTKSEEYNAVDILRKRLHEKIEASRGQGTPKDPSSEEVQKRRAKRKQERERKKRKRKEFRMKKLADSISAEVKVENETEPAPVPQSDSTASKPAKKDTNSIVFNKVEVGEEYVDKGTKLTEKKKRKAKGTLTPLTGRNYKQLLSRVEARKARLEELREKDEKKAKKEEEKMRWTNVLYKAEGMKIKDNEDLLRASLKRKEKMKTRRKKKWAERSQHVLEKMQQRQDKRRRNIQKFKQNKMEKRKQRVRKKGRVLPEDLKKAAV